The DNA window TTCCAACGTATACTACTTGGCCTTCGTGAGCAGCTAAAATGGGCTGATTATATTTTCCGAATATTTCTAATTTTTTACGTGAAGAATGGATCGTTATTTTCCCTTTAGAAGGCCAAATCCAAAACTTTGATTTATATATAATATCATTTTTTTTTCTGATATTTTTTCTTGTTTTTTTTTGAGTTTTTAATTTTTTTTGTACGATAAATTCGTTCATTAAGTTTTTTAATGTATATACACGATCGGAATGAACTTTAAAATGAAAAAAATCTTTTTTATGAATTGTTAAGTGAGAAAAATAATTTTGAATTTTTACTTCAAAATCAAGAAAAAATTTTTTTTTGTATATATTGACTTTTTATCACTTGTTTTTTCATTAGTATTGTTTAAATTAAAAAAATCATATTTAAAACATGTATTTTTTATTAAATCATAATAAGAACTAAATACTGGTTTAATATAAAAATTAATATGTAATAATACAATTAATAGAAATTTATAACTCATAATCATTATATCTTTTACGATTTAAAATATAAAAATTTGGAAATTTAAAAAAAGTATTAATTTACAAATTTTTGTAAAAATTTATATTAAAATTACTTTTATTTTAAAAAAAATTATATTGTACAAATATTTATTTTCTTATGTATACATTTCAAACCATTTAAAAATTGGATCTATTGCTTCATGATACGTTAAATTTAAAGATAATGGGGTTACCGAAATGTAACCATGCTTAATAGCGTAAAAATCAGTATCAGAACGATCTTCATAGTTCTTTAAATTTGCACCTATCCAAAAAATTTTATTATTTTTCGGATCTTTTTTTTGTATTATTTTATGTTTTGTATAATGTCGACCAAGTTTAGTAACTTTAAAACCTTTAATTTTTTTTAAAGGAAGGTCTGGTATATTAATATTTAATATATATTTTTTTTTAAGTGGATTTTTAGCAATAGCATTTAATAATTTACATGTTATTTTAATGGCAGTACATAGATAGCGCTTACCAGTTAAAGATATTGCAAAAGAAGAATACTTTAGATCTCTGCCTTCAAAAGCAGCTGCGATAGTACCAGAGTAAAAAACATCATCGCCTAAATTTGATCCTAAGTTAATTCCAGAAATAACAAAATCCGGTTTAGGTTGCATAAAAAAATTAACGCCTAAGTATACACAGTCTGCTGGAGTACCTGAAATTACAGTAATATCTCCATTAGAAAAACGATGAATACGTAATGGTTGATTAATAGTTAGAGCATGTGAAGATCCGCTACGATCGTAATTTGGAGCAATTACTTGCAGATTAAAAGAACTTTTTAGTTTTTTCGCTAATTTTTGCAATCCAGGCGAATAAATTCCGTCATCATTGCTTAATAATAAGTTCATTTTCATGAAAACTTTTAAAGTTTATTTTAATTTTAAAATATTTATTATTTATAATACATTTACTACGTTGAGTTGATAAAATATTTTTTCTAATTTTTTAATCATAGAAATTTGTGCACATCTTAGCCAATTTCTAGGATCATAAAATTTTTTGTTTGGACAATCTTTCCCTTCTGGATTACCGAGTTGGGATTGTAAATAATTTTTATTTTTTTTGTAAAAGTTTAATATTCCTTTCCAAGTAGCCCATTGAGTATCTGTATCGATATTTATTTTTACTACTCCATATTTAATTGCAAGTTGAATATCTGCAATACTTGATCCTGATCCACCATGAAATACAAAATTCAACGGATATTTATTTAAACCAAATTTTTTAGAAACATATTGTTGAGATAATTTTAAAATCTTTGGTTTTAATTTAATATTTCCAAAACGATATACTCCGTGACAATTGCCAAAAGATGCAGCAATAATAAAATTAGATCCAATTTTTTTTAAATTTTCATACGCGTATTTTACATCTTCGGGTTTAGTATATAACTTGGAATGATGTAAATTTTGATTGTTTATTCCATCTTCTTCTCCTCCTGTACATCCTAATTCAATTTCAAGCATCATATTTAATTCACGCATTTTTTTTAAATATTGACTGCTAATTTTAATATTTTCTTTTAAAGGTTCCAAAGATAAATCGATCATATGTGATGAAAATAAAGGTTTTCCGGTATTTTTAAAATTTTTTTCTCCTGCTATTATTAGAGAATCTATCCACGGTAACATTGCTTTAGAACAATGATCTGTATGCAATATTACTGGAATATTATAATGTTTTGCAATATTATGTACATGCAATGCTCCTGATATTGCGCCTAATATTGATCCTTGTTTAGAATTCATTTGTTTTCCTGCAATAAAAGATGCTCCACTATAAGAAAATTGAATAATCACGGGAGAACGTAATTTAGAAGCAACTTCTAAGGATGCATTAATTGAATCTGTCCCGATACAGTTTATTGCAGGTATAGCAAAACCTTGTGTTTTTGCAATAGTGAATAGTTGTTTTATTTTATCTCCGAATATTACTCCGGATCCAATTAATTTTAAAATATTTGGCATAAAAATTTAAGCTCTTTAAATAAAATTAGTTAAATAAAAGATGTATATGAAATTGTATATTATGTAATATGCAAATTTTCCAGTGCTAATAAGCTTGGTAAAGTTTGAGTTTCAATAAATTTTAATAATGCTCCTCCTCCAGTAGATACATATGAAAATAAATTTAAAATACCAAATTTATGAGCTGCTAATATTGTTTCTCCTCCTCCAATAATAGATAAAACATTTTTTTTTACAATATTTTGTGCTATTTTTTTAGTTCCTGAACATTGGTGATTAAATTCAAAACATCCTAAAGATCCATTCCAAAAAATTGTTTTTGCTGTATTTAATATTTTAATAAATTCTTTACAAGAACGCTTTCCTATATCTACTATATAATCTTCATTATCTATTTTTGAGATAGGTTTTTCAATTAAATTATAAAATTGATTATTTTTAATAATTTTTACATCTTTTGGCAATACAAGATTATCTTGAATTTTTAAAAGAAATTCTGCTTTTTTAATATAATTTAGTTCTTTTAAAGATTTTCCAATGCTATATCCTTGTGATAATAAAAACGTATTAGCAATTCCGCCTCCAATTATAATTTTATCGGAAATCTTCGATAATTTTTTAATTACATTAAATTTAGTTGCGATTTTAGATCCTCCGAGAACTGTGACAACTGGACGTTCTGAATTTCTTAAAACTTTTTTGAGATATTTTATTTCTTTTTTAAAAAGTATCCCAATACAACTTTGAGGTGCAAATTTAATTATGCCATATGTAGATGATTCTAGTCGATGTGAAGCTCCAAATGCATCCATAACAAATATATCACATAAGTTAGCGTATTTTTTTGACAATATTATGTCGTTATTTTTTTCGCCTTTATTAAAGCGTACATTTTCTAATACTAAAAGTTCATCTCTTCGTGATTCAAAACCATTCAAGTAGTTTCTAACTAATCTTACCGGATAATGAATATATTTTTGTAATATTTTAACGATTGGTTGTAAAGAATATTTTTTATTATATTTTTCGTCTTTAGGTCTTCCAAGATGTGATACAACAATTACAGATTTGGCATGACTTTTTAAAGCAAAATCTATTGTCGCAATAGATTTTTGAATTCGTATATCACAAATAACCTTGTTGTTTTGAATTGGAACATTAAAATCAGTACGTATTAATATTGATTTATTTTTTAAATAAAAATCAGTTATGCATGGAATTTTCATACGAAATTGTAAATAATAATATTAGATATATATTAGAATATATCATTTTTAAAATTTAAATACTTATAAAAAAATTTTAAAATATTTGTAGATTAAAATAAAGTTGAATTTTTCTTAAATTCGTTTAAAATTTAATAAATTTTAATTTTTAAAATATTTTTGATCTATTAATTATATTTAGCAAACTAGAATTATTTATCGTATACAACTAATTATATCATAATATATAAATAAGAAACATCGATATAAATTTTAAAAAAATTAATAAGATTTTTAATTTTTTATAAAGTTAAATAAAAATTTAGAAAAATCTAATTTAGATACATTATTATGAAACAAAGTTTTCAATAATATAAAAATTTTATTTTAACTATATCAATACATGATATAATATCATAATATTATTAAAAATGGATTTAAGATGGATTATCAAGATAATATTCAAGAAATTAATGACAATGATTTTAATATAGTAGTATTACAATCTAAAAGTCCTGTTTTAGTTGATTTTTGGGCAGAATGGTGTTCTCCATGTAAATCTATGATTCCTATTTTACAAGATATATCAAAGAAGTATGTTAAAAAATTAAAATTAGTCAAAATAAATATAGAGAAAAATGCAATTATTCAAGAAAAATATCTAATTCGAAGCATACCCACTTTACTATTGTTTTTTAATCAAAATTTATTAGGAACTAAAATTGGAGTATCTTCGCAAAAAGAATTAGAATTTTTTATTGATAGCTATTTAAAAAAATTGTAGTTTATTGATTTAAATATATAAAATAAAAACAAAGTAAAAATATTTTTTTTATTTAAATTTTTTATATAAACTTAAATTAAAAAAAAATACTGAAAATATAATTAATATTATGTTTAAATTTATCAGTACGTAAGTTCATGTAAAAATAGTATAGTATAAAAAATTTTAATTTTTTCTAAAATTAGAATAAAAACTTTATATCAAGTGATTTAAAATATGATTATAAATCAATACCCGTCACCATCATTTCATGATTATGAATCTTACCGAACTAAAAAATAAGCCGGTTTCAGACTTAGTTACTCTCGGCGAAAATATGGGATTAGAAAACCTTGCTCGCATGCGTAAACAAGATATTATTTTTGCTACCTTAAAACAACACGCTAAAAGTGGAGAAGATATTTTTGGCGATGGCGTATTAGAAATATTACAAGATGGCTTTGGATTTTTACGATCAAGTGATAGCTCATATCTTGCCGGTCCAGATGATATTTATGTTTCTCCTAGTCAAATTAGGCGGTTTAATTTGCGTACAGGAGACACAATTTCTGGAAAAATTAGACCTCCAAAAGAAGGAGAACGATATTTTGCACTACTGAAAGTAGACGAAGTTAATCACGATAAACCAGAAAATTCTCGTAATAAAATTTTATTTGAAAACTTAACACCTCTACATGCAAACTCTCGTTTGAAAATGGAGCGAGGCAATGGATCTACAGAAGATCTTACTACACGAGTGCTAGATTTAGCGGCACCAATTGGCAGAGGTCAACGTGGATTGATAGTAGCTCCTCCTAAAGCAGGAAAAACAATCTTGCTACAAAATATTGCACAAAGTATTTCATATAATTACCCGGAGTGCGTTTTAATAGTTTTATTAATTGATGAGCGTCCCGAAGAAGTTACTGAAATGCAAAGATTAGTTAAGGGAGAAGTTATTGCATCAACTTTTGACGAACCAGCATCGCGTCACGTACAAGTATCTGAAATGGTTATTGAGAAAGCAAAAAGATTAGTAGAACATAAAAAAGATGTCATTATTTTGCTAGATTCAATTACAAGATTAGCGCGTGCATATAACACGGTAGTACCTGCATCCGGAAAAGTATTGACCGGGGGAGTAGATGCTAATGCATTACATCGTCCAAAAAGATTTTTTGGAGCTGCTAGAAATATGGAAGAAGGCGGTAGCTTAACAATTATTGCCACAGCATTAATTGATACTGGATCCAAAATGGATGAAGTTATATATGAAGAATTTAAAGGAACCGGTAACATGGAACTACATTTATCAAGAAAAATAGCTGAAAAACGTGTATTTCCTGCTATTGATTACAACAGATCCGGGACAAGAAAAGAAGAATTACTAACTAGCACTGAAGAACTACAGAAAATGTGGATTCTAAGAAGAATTATTCATCCTATGAATGAAATTGACGGTATGGAATTTTTGATGAATAAATTATCTATGACAAAAACTAATAATGAATTTTTTGAAATGATGAAACGTTCTTAAAAACTTATTACAGTGATGTATAATTTATATTTACGAACAAATACTTAATATAATTAAAAATTTCTCATGTATAAAAAAACTGTAATCCCTTTTAATCAACCAACTTTAATTGGTACAGAAAAAAAATATGTTAGTATTGCAATAAAAAATAATACTTTATCCGGAGATGGAGAATTTTCGCATCTTTGTTCACGTTGGTTGGAAAAAAATTTGAGAGTTAAGAAAGTTTTTCTTACACCTTCATGTACAGATGCATTAGAAATGGCTGCAATAATTTTGAATATTCAAAAAGAAGACGAAATTATTATGCCAAGCTATACATTTGTATCTACTGCAAACGCATTTGTATTACGAGGAGCAAAAATTATTTTTATAGATATTAGACCTGATACGCTAAATATTGATGAAAAATTAATTGAATCTGCAATTACAAAAAAAACTAAAGCTATCGTAGTTATTCATTATGGAGGCATATCCTGCGCAATGGATACAATCAAAAATATATCAAAAAAATATAAGCTTTGGATTATAGAAGATAGCGCACAAAGTATTTTAGCAAAATATAAAAATTTTTATTTAGGCAGTATCGGTCATCTTGGATGTTTAAGTTTTCATAGCACAAAAAACTTAACTTCTGGAGGAGAAGGAGGAGCAATTTTAATTAACGATGAATCGTTAATTGAAAGAGCAAAAATAATTAGAGAAAAAGGAACAAACCGTTCATTATTAATTGAAGGTAAAATAGACAAATATACTTGGCACAGTTTAGGTTCTAGTTACTTAATGTCGGATCTTCAAGCAGCTTATTTATGGGCACAATTAAAACTTTCAGAAAATATTCACATAAAAAGAATGAAATTATGGAATAACTATTTCCATAGCTTAAAAACTTCAAATTTTTTTGATATTCCAATTTTTCCTAAATATTGCCAGCATAATGCACATACGTTTTATCTCAAATTCAAAAATTACAAGGATTGTAATTTTTTTATAAAATATATGCGTAAAAATGGTATAAACGTTGCGCAACACTATGCTCCTTTGCATTTAAGTCCTGCTGGAATAAAATTTGGTAAGCTTTTTGGAAATGATATACATACAAATTTTATTAGTAAAAATTTAGTACGTTTACCTTTATTTTTCAACTTAGATCAAAAAAATCAAAAATATATTATATGTAATATACATAAATTTATAAATACTTATAAACAAAAATGATATTTTTTAAATACAATATTCAAAATATTTTAAAATATTGTTTTAACAGTTTTTTTATAGCTGTAAATTATGTAAAATCGTATTTTAAATTTAATTTCACTAATGTTTTCAGTATTTTATTTAAAAATTTATATAAATACTGTATATTGCATAATAAGATTAATTTTTTAAAAAATTAAACTAACTCGTATATAAAAATTAATATTTTGAGCGCCCGTAGCTCAAATAGGATAGAGCATTGCTTTCCGAAAGCAAAGGTTTCAGGTTCAAATCCTGTCGGGCGTTTAAAGCTTTATATGGTGATTGTAGCTCAGTCGGTAGAGCCCTGGATTGTGATTCCAGTTGTCGTGGGTTCGAATCCCATCAATCACCCAAAAGATAGCAGCAGTATGTTTTAAATAGTTTATAATCATTTAAAATTCGGCGAGTAGCGCAGCTTGGTAGCGCAACTGGTTTGGGACCAGTAGGTCGGAGGTTCAAATCCTCTCTCGCCGATTTAATCAAAAAATATAATGCAAATTATTTTATAATATTTAACTAAAATTTTATATG is part of the Wigglesworthia glossinidia endosymbiont of Glossina morsitans morsitans (Yale colony) genome and encodes:
- the surE gene encoding 5'/3'-nucleotidase SurE, whose product is MNLLLSNDDGIYSPGLQKLAKKLKSSFNLQVIAPNYDRSGSSHALTINQPLRIHRFSNGDITVISGTPADCVYLGVNFFMQPKPDFVISGINLGSNLGDDVFYSGTIAAAFEGRDLKYSSFAISLTGKRYLCTAIKITCKLLNAIAKNPLKKKYILNINIPDLPLKKIKGFKVTKLGRHYTKHKIIQKKDPKNNKIFWIGANLKNYEDRSDTDFYAIKHGYISVTPLSLNLTYHEAIDPIFKWFEMYT
- the fbaA gene encoding class II fructose-bisphosphate aldolase, translated to MPNILKLIGSGVIFGDKIKQLFTIAKTQGFAIPAINCIGTDSINASLEVASKLRSPVIIQFSYSGASFIAGKQMNSKQGSILGAISGALHVHNIAKHYNIPVILHTDHCSKAMLPWIDSLIIAGEKNFKNTGKPLFSSHMIDLSLEPLKENIKISSQYLKKMRELNMMLEIELGCTGGEEDGINNQNLHHSKLYTKPEDVKYAYENLKKIGSNFIIAASFGNCHGVYRFGNIKLKPKILKLSQQYVSKKFGLNKYPLNFVFHGGSGSSIADIQLAIKYGVVKINIDTDTQWATWKGILNFYKKNKNYLQSQLGNPEGKDCPNKKFYDPRNWLRCAQISMIKKLEKIFYQLNVVNVL
- a CDS encoding phosphoglycerate kinase, whose amino-acid sequence is MKIPCITDFYLKNKSILIRTDFNVPIQNNKVICDIRIQKSIATIDFALKSHAKSVIVVSHLGRPKDEKYNKKYSLQPIVKILQKYIHYPVRLVRNYLNGFESRRDELLVLENVRFNKGEKNNDIILSKKYANLCDIFVMDAFGASHRLESSTYGIIKFAPQSCIGILFKKEIKYLKKVLRNSERPVVTVLGGSKIATKFNVIKKLSKISDKIIIGGGIANTFLLSQGYSIGKSLKELNYIKKAEFLLKIQDNLVLPKDVKIIKNNQFYNLIEKPISKIDNEDYIVDIGKRSCKEFIKILNTAKTIFWNGSLGCFEFNHQCSGTKKIAQNIVKKNVLSIIGGGETILAAHKFGILNLFSYVSTGGGALLKFIETQTLPSLLALENLHIT
- the trxA gene encoding thioredoxin, which gives rise to MDYQDNIQEINDNDFNIVVLQSKSPVLVDFWAEWCSPCKSMIPILQDISKKYVKKLKLVKINIEKNAIIQEKYLIRSIPTLLLFFNQNLLGTKIGVSSQKELEFFIDSYLKKL
- the rho gene encoding transcription termination factor Rho, whose translation is MNLTELKNKPVSDLVTLGENMGLENLARMRKQDIIFATLKQHAKSGEDIFGDGVLEILQDGFGFLRSSDSSYLAGPDDIYVSPSQIRRFNLRTGDTISGKIRPPKEGERYFALLKVDEVNHDKPENSRNKILFENLTPLHANSRLKMERGNGSTEDLTTRVLDLAAPIGRGQRGLIVAPPKAGKTILLQNIAQSISYNYPECVLIVLLIDERPEEVTEMQRLVKGEVIASTFDEPASRHVQVSEMVIEKAKRLVEHKKDVIILLDSITRLARAYNTVVPASGKVLTGGVDANALHRPKRFFGAARNMEEGGSLTIIATALIDTGSKMDEVIYEEFKGTGNMELHLSRKIAEKRVFPAIDYNRSGTRKEELLTSTEELQKMWILRRIIHPMNEIDGMEFLMNKLSMTKTNNEFFEMMKRS
- the rffA gene encoding dTDP-4-amino-4,6-dideoxygalactose transaminase, whose translation is MYKKTVIPFNQPTLIGTEKKYVSIAIKNNTLSGDGEFSHLCSRWLEKNLRVKKVFLTPSCTDALEMAAIILNIQKEDEIIMPSYTFVSTANAFVLRGAKIIFIDIRPDTLNIDEKLIESAITKKTKAIVVIHYGGISCAMDTIKNISKKYKLWIIEDSAQSILAKYKNFYLGSIGHLGCLSFHSTKNLTSGGEGGAILINDESLIERAKIIREKGTNRSLLIEGKIDKYTWHSLGSSYLMSDLQAAYLWAQLKLSENIHIKRMKLWNNYFHSLKTSNFFDIPIFPKYCQHNAHTFYLKFKNYKDCNFFIKYMRKNGINVAQHYAPLHLSPAGIKFGKLFGNDIHTNFISKNLVRLPLFFNLDQKNQKYIICNIHKFINTYKQK